CCGTGTTGTGCACTAGGTGTGCAGCACGTTCCGGTACGAAAATCCATGCAACAACTTATTAACCCGTTTTCTATAATCAGATTTTAGACTGTTTGTTGGCTTTTAAGAATCCTTTAGAATTACGAAGGTAATTGATAATTATttcaaaattgatattcactctttttttattattcatactctattttttgtccttttagcaaaaaaaagagtgtgaatatcaatttcctaaatATTTTTGACAAACACCCACAATAACTTTTAAGAAattaaaatctatttttagaaaattttcGTGCCCTTGAAAATCCCCAAGCATGTTTATGTGGACAGTACATGTAGCAGTTTAAAAACAGTACTTTAGTAGGTAACAAATCTAATGGCGTGCATTCATTCATAGGATAACTCGTCCTTGTTTATCTCTTTATGATTTCCCACTTTTTctactgttttgttttgtgattcgttgctctgtttttttttaacagaacgCAATTTGGTCAAGCAGCCAGAAATTTGGCAGTGAGAGATGGCAGAGAACCTCACAGTCTCAGTCATTCATAAATACTGTAGATAGATAGAGATAGTAATATATACATACAGATCACAGatatgtatgagagagagagagagagagagtagtgacGCTGACGTTTCCATCGTAACGTCTTTTTACAGTGACGACGAAAAggggagagaaagaagaaagttTCTCTCGAGTTTTGACGCTTCTGAGATCTTTGAtacttttttgacatttttcattaaaaattctGATCATGGGAATAGTATtaggagaaggaaaaataacatTGACTCAAAGCAAAAATGGAATTCATGAAGATCAGATGAGAATGTGTGCTGCTTTATTGTTAACTACCCTCCTCTGTACAGAGACGTGGGTTCGAATTTTGACAGGTGGCTTGGCCTTACTTTTGCGGATGAGTAACTAAGCTAGGAGCCTGGTCGAGGCTGCGTGCTTCAACATCTCcggaaacactctctctctctctctctctctccacaagcATATGTAAAATTTGCATGTCCGTGTATGCATGCGTTGACACTCTCTTATACTCTCTTATAAAGGTATGATAATCACACATTCATCATAACTTGTatactattttttattcaataacCATACCTCCTAGTCAATTTACGCGCATATCAACTATTTCTGATAATTAAAGTTAACGACCAGACAAATCATCCATTACCCCAATGCTATTTTATGATATTCAATGCGCTCAACATAATCCAACAAAGGCTCAAAACAATTAAGGATCATCGTCGGACCAGTTTATAAATTTCTCTTCCAAACCAAAGTACCGAAGTAGTCTTCTCAACTACTTGACAAAAAATATGGCACACTTGAAAATGAAGAACTCCAGTTCTGGTTTAAAGAGCAGCAATCATAATGCTCTTATCCATTTGGTTGCAGAACTGCTGGGAGTAGTAAGTGTAAGCCTGGTCAATTGGAATTTAGGGTTTTCGACCGATAGAAATCCTCGTCTTCAATTACTGGAGGTATGCTCCATGTGCCAAGAGAAGGTCCTGATGTCTTCCCTCCTACAAGAAGCCAAATTAGAATCGGACCCAAAGCAAAAAGAAATCTATGTCAAAAAACGCAAGTAACGAGCGAGAAGTTTTAGCTAATCTGATTCGGAAGAAACGGACTAAAGAGTTACCTTCTTTAGTGGCTTCTTCACATCTTTCCTGATAATTTGAGGAGAGATTGGGATCCAAAGCTTTTAATAAACGATCATACTTCTTTTCAGCATCACTAATGCATTTTGCCTTGTGAAGAAAATAGATAAACAATAACAGGCAAAAAGTTATTGCAATACCATTATAAAATCCAAATCAAGGCCCTCTGATGATCGAAACACCACGTTGCATGTTGGTTTATGCAAATGGATTAGAAACTGATTCATGACTTTCGTTGAATACCCTTTACGCAGTCCTATAGACAAAATGACAGTAAAATATACCGGCCAAAACAACAGATCATAATAGATAACTCCACAGTTACCATCTAGGCATATCAACCCCCGTATACCAGTATGAACAATTAGGAGATAATGACAGTTTTTGCATAACTCATAACACCAACTTCGGAGCACAACAATCAAAATGGTGACTACCAAACTAAGAACATCTAGCTAAAAGGCAAGTTCTTGGGAATTTCCAGTCAACAAAGAATTTCAAAAATCCTTACAGAGTTAAGGATATGATCACGACCTCAAGTGggaaaaccctagaaattcaTAGGCAATATTAAGGCAAGGTCTGGTGAGAGCGTATATGACAATGTTCAATTAGTGAGTCCGCAAATACCCACCAGCATAGTTGGCGCTTCTGAAGCTCCATGAATTCTAACAAACATTCGCAGAACATTAAAATTATTCTCCAAAACATCATCCTACACGAAGAAGAGACaattgtttaaaatattatcTATTACCATTTCAAAGAAAAAGTAAGCTGAATGCAAACTGAGAAAAATACCCCACTATTAAAGGACTCACCTCATAATCAAACCTACAGCATTAAGAGAACATCTCGTTACAGAGTACATCTGTCATACGCTTCCACACattaaaatcatgaaaaaaagagaggagaattAAGTCAAACaccaatataaaaaaaagaggtcAATACATAATGCCCCAAAGCAGTACGTGACAACAATACATGAACATGAATGAAGACATGCGAGCACATACTGCACGTACTCCAGCAAGACAAATATCAACAAATAGGATGCTAGAAAAACGCACAGAGGCACCAAGGCAAACCATTTGCATATAGTTCTAATCCATTTCTTTGATCACACATAACGTAGCAAAAGAGAACTATTACGGGGCAAACTAATATTCCTCCACAGGAAATCCGAAGTAGAGACAACCAACTGGAAGCTGGAAAGTGAAAAACTTACAAATCATCAGACAGCTCCACAAGGAACTCTGAGACTGATAAGAATTCCATGTGCACTTCATCAACCTTTGCAACAGCTTCAAAAGGATACATTAATCTCGTGAAATACAGTACTTCCAAATGGCATGGATATTTGACACTCCTTAGACGAATAGAATCCAAAAATTAACATAAGattgacaccaaattaaaacaaGAATATCTGCAAAAGTTAAAATCATGTTTCCAGCATGCTACTGTGCTATCAAATGGAATGGATTACAGAAATTTAACCCTTTGCTTTATGTTTCCGTAGCTAGAAAGAGTTGAACCCACAGCATTCAACAGCAGGAAAATCTGTAATTGACTAATGGTTGATTCATGCCATCAGTATTCATAAAACAACCAAATATGCTTTTGAGTAAAGCTCCAAAAGAAAGATGATTTAACTACAACTCTGAGATCACAACATGAAAAACAACATATGTAATCTATTAACAAAGTAGACAGAGGAATATACCTTTACACTTCGTAACTGGTACAAAAGAAGATTCAGCACCCGATAATCAAATGATTTCAGATGAACCGCCCTCATCACATCTTCAACTTCAATCTGTATATCATCTTCCACCACAATCAGGAAAGCACAATATCAAAAGCACATTTGTGCAATGCGTATGGTTCTGAAAAGGAATCTTAATCTGAACAGGACTCCAGACTCCTAAAAGACAGGTTTAAAACAACTAGCTCATGCCTTCCCTAAATTAGAACTATCACAGTGATTTTGAAGAATACAACATGCCCTTGAGTTGCATAGTCAAGCTTTACTGTAACTTCAGAAAATAATACAAGGGCATGCAGATTTAACCTTGAGAAGATTTCTGCTAGCTCATTCCAAGTTCTACATGATTCTGACCATAACTCTATTTCTCTATCGAATGTCAGTGTTGGCCCAGTGGAAGGGCCCCTATGTGCCACACTCACCGCATGGATTCATCCCACTGTTACTGGCAGAAGCGTAAAACTGATATTCTTCTCTGGTCCCCCAAGTTCTTTTTAACTGCCAGTAAATCAACAGAACGGCAGCAAGTAGATTCTGTGCCTCTTGATATTGCATTTTGAGCTCCATCTTTCTTGTTTTATATTCATATCACAGTAAAGATATGACTAAGCCCAACAATTTAGTTTCCACTTTCCATCATCATCACAAACTACTACCGACAACTAATTACACCGTTTGTTCATCATTTTACTCTTCTCCTTGTTATAAGACATGCTTGAATCGTGGCAGTAGAGTTACATGTAAAGTTTTTCCTCTGTTTACGAAGTCCATACACTTCAATGAGTCTCATCTGAATTCCAAGAGTGTTAGATGATGCTCAGTGCCAATATATGATCCGAGAAGTATTCCTATCGATTGTCAACCAAGGGTTCCAGAAGTGCTGGGCATTTGTTTATTTCAATCACGTTGATAAGTTGGAATCTTATTTAACATCATCTGAAAACTGTAAAAGACTCCAACACAGACCCTGGTTCTCTATGGAAATTTATGTACCACAGCAATACGGATCTTTAAGTTTAAACTACAAAATGATGTTACACTTGAAATCATGGAAGAATGCTTTTGTTTGCTAATTTCTTAGCTCGTTAACATTTGTACCTCTAAGAGGAGATTTATTACTGATATCTCCCAAGTTCTTTCCAATGATAATTTAGAACAACATAGACATGTCCCTTTCCCTTAAAGAGAAAATTAGACATGTATTGGTGCATCACTTTCATACCTTCTTGTTGCTTGTTAACGCACCACAGAGCTTTCTTTCTAGTCTCCAGTATTCTTCTCCGCACCTAAACTCTTCTCTTATCCTGAACATACAaagcaaaatataaaaaacgTCCCCAATGCATAACCCACCACCAGATTCCTTATATAAAATTTCAAACGTAAGCTAAAATCTCATACCGCTCAGTGAAAAGTCCATGATGCTCAAGTAGAAGAATAAGAGGTTTTAATGGGTTGGTTTTGAACAGTTCTATGAACTTAATAACCCGGCTCTGATTAGCTCCCTGCATCCAGTCGAATCAGGGGGACAAGTAAGAGTTGATGAACCACATTGGAACTTGTGCACAGAAGTTTCAGGATTACCACATGAAACCCTTGTTCTAAACCTTTAACTCCTTCGGTTGGTAATTTGACTAGTTTCTCATTTAACCGATCCAACTGCATCACCAAAACCATCAGAATATTGAGTGCTAGGAACCAGAAATAGATCTAACACCACACGGTCCATGATATCATATTCCCTGAAAGTTGCAACACTCAAATCACAATTGCATAGACTCAGAAGCATGATTACATAGTTCTTTTGATTGCTCAAGGAATGGATCCTTCTTCTACTCGAGGTTAGCAAAGAAAGAATGGTGGAGAAATATAGTCTGGCCATGACAATTTCATTATGTAAAAGGCAACACATCCTAAAATATGGAAGCACAGATATGGAATGCCGCAACATCGATTGACAAACCAAAGCCTGcaaggtttttgttttggagaCTCCAACAgacttcaaaaaatttaatcaaTCAAGGTAGGAACAAGATAGCATAAAATGATAGTCTTGAAGAGATTGTCACCTGATAAATGTAGCTTTCTGTGAATGAGAGCATTGGTAAATATCTAAAGATTGATTGTGGTTTATTAACATCCATGTCGTGGAACATAAAATATGATCTGCACTGTTGACAATCACTAAAAGTTAGAGAGAAGCATTGGAATCTAAAGGATTtaggataagtaggagtaaaactgagtatatgcaCTATAAGTTTAGCAATCATAGAAGTCAAGGGAAGATTCAGGATCGGGAGATACTAAAAAGTGagcattttaggtatttaagTTCAATTTTTAGCAAGGATGGAGAGATTACGGACGATGTAACTCATAGGATCCAAGttgggtggctcaagtggagagcCGCTTTTGGTGTATTATGTGATCAAAGGATACCTAACAaattaaaagggaaattttACAGAACTGCTATCCGACCAGCGATGTTATACGGGATAGAATGTTGGCCTATCAAGAAGCAACAAGTgagtaagatgagtgtagctGAAATGAGGATGTTGAGgaggatgtgtggtaagactaggagTGATAAAATTAGATACGAAACTATTCATGAGACGGTAGGAGTTGTACCTATAAATGATAAGTTGAGAGAAACtagattaaggtggtttggacatattTACCGTAGACCTGCAGACGCAGTAGTCAAGAAGAGTGACATGACATGATAGTAGTGGATAGTCAGGCaaggggaagaggaagacctAAACTAACTTTGGATACCGTGATACGGAAGGACTTGGGGTTACTAGATCTAAGTGAAGAGGTAGCCCTAGGGCCTAGacagagctcaatagaaaaataggattcatgtagccgaccccatttgattgggacacaagctcggttttgtttggtttggttaaatGGTGTTGCTTTGGAAATGCATAAAGGAACAAAGACAAGTGCAGttagatgtttggaaaatgatgATGACAAACTTCTTTGGAAGAATGTTTGATTAATCACCACAATTTCACACGGGGCAGATATGCCTATAGAAGTTTCAGTTgatcaaagattcaaagaacTGCTTTCACGTGAGATTTCTCTAACAAATGCCTGTACATTAGCTAACTGATGATATCAACTAGAACAAATTCCATAACAAGTGAACCTGTCTGATTAGGTGACTCTGAACATAAATACCGCCAACTATCACTCTTCAAGTATAAAGTAATTTTCCCAGTAATTCACAAAGGAACACTAAAAAATGCAAGAGTGTGGCAATATGTTAGGCCACAAACGTAATGATCAGTGTATTACCCTTTCTTCTAAGATTCACTATTCAATCAAATAGTGACATCTGTCTGTAAATGAGAAGTATTGCTTACGAAATCTTCTAGTGTAGAGTTTGCATCTTGCATTGCTCCCAGCCCAACCATAGCCATGTCTTCATAATCAGTCTGCAATGCACCAAAATCCGATTTGTTCTCACAATTTCCTGAAAGAAAGTGTTGATACGTGTACATTAGTGAGTAGAGAAATGCATTTGAAATAACGTCTTCTCACTTGCCAGGGTAGCTCAATggtttaagagcatctccagtgaCTGCGTATCTATcgtgttattttatttttagcacaACGAAGTGCCCCTTGCATGCATACATACCAACAAGCAAAAGGATAGGTAGATAAAAGTTCACCACAGACAACCTGAAGCAAGATGTCCAAAAGATGAATTACATGATGATGGCTACCTTAACAATGCCTTTAATCactcaatccaaaggggctgtaatATAAACATAAAGTTACCTTCCTCATTAAGGCAGGGCATAGCTTCTTCAGCAAACACAGCCGATATCTGCCAAGCAAACAAACCACATAAGCTACACTTTCCTTTATCTGATTCCTAGAGaaataatttcaaaacaaaaaagtcatGCTTACTTTGGGCAAGTTCGCGTATATCAATTGGCACTTCTTCTCCACATCAAGTCCACCACATGGTTGTATCTTCAACATTTCATATCAAAACAGAAAGAATCAGCTAGGTTAACTGAAATGGAGTTCCAAGATAGAAGAGATTTTACTCCCAAAACACCCATACAAAGATAGAAAATGGGTAAGAGCCTCAGTGCATTTCAGTCGTCCTTCTAAATTTTAGTTGGACTCAGATTCACgtcaaatattttgaatcaaTCATTCGTCTAAAACGTACACAATTAtgatcaaaaggaaaaaaaattattagagggaaaaagttcaaaactttgATTTTCCgtttttcaaaacttcaaaCAACTTTgctctatatttttattttctttcaatttctaTAATGACGAATAAttatttccaaaaaattaacaaaaagcTGAAATAATCCACTAAATAGCAATTATACCAAATAGTTGATAGAACAATTAATTTCGTCTAAACCCACCCTAACTAGAAGTCTAGAACGGATAAAGAGCTAATTCCCCGATTCTTCATTAAAGTTACTCTAAGCTTTTGTCGTCTTGTTTAAACACGTTTTTCAAAATCCCATTTTcatatatttgaaaaaaactGAACGGATAAAGCATTAAGTTGTGTTGAAAGACGAGTGATTCGTACCAAAAGGAGGATGAAATTGGAGAGGAAGCGATCGGAGTCGGGATCGTTGCTGCTGTTGTTAGAACAAGACATAAACCCTTCCGATTGCATCAGTAGTATAGTCCTCTGTACTTCTTCGAGCTTTCTAAGTCCTTCCATTTCTACGCAGCTTGTTGAACGTATACGCCCAAGAGTATTTTTACCACAACACTTCGATGCACAcctttcagagagagagagggagagattatTAATGCATCTCTGTTttaccggagagagagagagagaacgagcgAGCGAGCGAGAGATGGCCCAGTCCAATCAACCAATGGCCAGCCCGTAAGATTTTTGGGCTTATTAGGCAGTGACATTCAAATACAAGTCCGACCCTGGGCCAGGATTTCCTTGAAGGTCTGCCATCGTCGACAAATATTCAAGCAACGTAAGTACAAGGAAAACGCGCTTGAATGATATTACTCATGAATCACTGGAAATCACATCGCTCGGAATTGAATATTCATTCCTGATTCTCAATTGTTGTCGTCCAAACTGAGCCTTGCGATAATATACAAACACAAAAATTATAAGTACGCATTCAAGTGAACAAACACATAATTTATATGCTTTAAAGGGGTCTGATTGTTGGGGTATTCCTCTTGCTTACTTTTATAGTGTATATATTCTGTAGCTTTATTTACTTGTGTTTTAAGGTTCTTGAATTATTGTACTGGGTTCTAGTTATCTGTGAAGTTTAATCTttccaattaaaaaagaaaagaaaagaaaagaaaagaaaagaggatcTTTCGCACCTGCTGCTTTTACTTCCCCTTGTCACCTCCTACTGGCTACTGATTGATTAGCACCAATTTAAGGAAAATCAAAATCTAAACAGACTGTAAGCATACAAACACATCCACACCACATATCAAGTAAAAGACCACTAATGCACGCAACACCTACTACTatagggcgtgtttgattgtAGATTTTGTTTTGGGGGGATTCGTAATGACGTGGGATTAGaattgggattgagaatgaggtgagattattaatgaggggatgaatcatttattcatgtttgttttgcacaggATTCGATTGtaggattgtaaataacatgtttgttttggctaggattagAATTGTAATTGAGATTGATGTGAATTTTTACACTGATTTTGCTCAACcccatggggatgggattcGTAGTAACACCCCCtatggtattgctaataccccatTTTGgggggattaacaatcccatgggatAACTAGTCCCATCCACAAAAACCTTACCAAACAAGATATTAGGAGCCCCATAGGATTATTAATCTAATCCCCCCTcccaaacctcctatcaaacacgcccatAGAGTCTGAAATATGGAGGTATATAGCCTTACCCGCAAGGTTGGGCTGTTTTATAGTGGCTCACAAAGAATTCGTACCTGTTGAAACTTACAGACTCTGTGATGCAATCACAATTCTGAAAATAAGTGTCCATGATGCAAGCACGATTTGAAAGTTAAGAGTCCTCGAAGCGCATCCCTTAATAGAGAGGGAAGAAAAGCTAGATTTGCAGGTAGACACATGATTGCGTGTACAATGCTTGATCAGCTCTATCCCTTCATCATTGACAGGTATTAGTCCttttgtgccaaaaaaaaaaagggtattaGTCCATGATGCCACTGCAAGGCTCATTGACCTTCCAATTAGTTCCCTGCTTTGTAGTCCTAAAAATGCTGCACAAACTCACACTCTCATTGCATCAAATTCACCACTGCCAAATCCTCTGCAGTACAACTAATGTAGAAGTACCACAAACCGACAATTACAAACAACAATGGCATTCTTATTGGTACAATTCTCAGCAATAGCCAGAGACAACAAAAAGCTTTTGAAATTCtctcttccctttcttttcGTTTCGCTGTCTTACACTCGCCCCAATAATAAGGAAAACTTCAGAGACTCAAAAGAAGTATTGATCCGTCTGGGGTGATGATTCCAACAATATGGCTGAGATGCAAACGCCTCAGATGAAACAAGATCAACTATTCTTCCTTCAGCAGCTAAGAAGATGATTAAACAGCATTTGGATTCCctacaacaaaatcatatgctgatgctttttccttattttttgatctgGCTATGCTGCttctttgttggtttctttTTGTGAAGCCAAAGCTTGGATTTGGGGGGTTCCCGTCTGTTTCACCACCTTCTCAGCTGAATGACGTTTTTCAACTGCTTCCGTCTTTTGAACAGGTACCTGCTTTTTGTCAAATAGATTTCCACTCTTCGCAATTGCAAGAATCAGATCAAGCTGCTTTTGCTGCTGCTCCTACAGAAAATACTCGAGAACAAACAAATTTGAAGTCaggtccatttttttttccgattaagtaaataattatattagaaagaagccattaagggaatgccgcccatATACAAAAAAAGGCCATAGAACAAAAGGGCCCTATTCACCACCATTTGAAatgaaaagctcaaaccaattcAAAAATTGATCAAGAGAGGGATAACAttctcccttgtcccaactatacaattACAAACTACAAACTACGAAGTCAGGTCATAATAGAAGcatctatttctctttcttttcttaattCAAACAAATGTCTTCCTGTGTATTAAACGCCCACTCATATTCTGGTGACTGACATAGTGCTCAATCCAAACTGTTGAAACCTTCCAATAATTTCTGGCAATGCAAGTTGGCATAGCTTAGTCTGACACTGGTGCCTCTATCATGAACCTCTAATAGGAAATTCTTTGCAACTTAACAGTGCTAACTGctaagaaaatataattttgcTCCTACAATAAACGAATGAACTGAAGTGAACAGCTAACGAAAATCATGGTGTCAGATTTACCTGCATTGCAAGCAgcaccgtttgaatttcagaaAGCTCCTTTTCCAGAATGTCTTCTTGCACCGCTAATGCTCGAGTGGCCTCTGAATTCTTTTGAGCCAAAGCTGCAGCCTTTAGAAGGGAAAAATTTTAGAAGCTACAGAAAACAAGAGACTTGCACATAAGGTACTAACTAATAGAACTTCTTCCCGAAGTCAGCGCACCTAAATAATCATGCACAGTGACTGATCCCAATTGTTATGTAAAAAGCAATGAGAATCCAACTCCATTTTCTCGACCTGCTAAAAGTTCCATTTCCTTTTATCATGGGAGCTTCAATGCAGTCTAACCATACTCATGTCATTTCCAACAAGTACCTTTAACCCACAAGTCACATCATCTCAAGTCCAAGTCTTCCATGTAACATATAGGTCCTCTTACTCATCATTCTTGTTTGATCACCTAATGGAGCAATATCTAAggtctctttttctttcttgacaAGTATATCTAAtgtccctttttttcttttttgataagtagaTATAACGTGCCTTTAGGAACTGTTCCTTCAATTCTTGGTTTCCGGATTCAATAAGCCAACTTAGAACATGGTTTATCTTCACGCCTGAATGTCCAACATTTGGAAGTTATTGTCAATCCATATACATGGTTGTGTATCTTTtcctattttcatttttgtttttagtccACTATATTCATAAGTAAGTCATATACTTATTTTTGTTGAGAGGGGGCTAATAAACCTGGGAAGGCCATTTGATGAAACATGTTCAACTTACAATACCAATTACCACCCCTCCCTGAGCTGTAGCCATCTAGCTCACTTGCAGTCATCTCAATCGGTCACGAGTGCTGGTCTCACCCGCAGGGCTTCATACCTTGAACTTAGTGATACCAAAGTGTGACCTTAATTCCAATAAGGTCACATAATGAGCTGGGCTCCATACGCTAAAACGCCCGTATGTACTTTCTAGTCTATTTCCTTGGGCATTGCGTCAACAACGTGCATTAGAACCAATGTGTTGGTGACTTCATGACCCTTTGGCTCAAACCCTGAGATTGTAACAGTCGATTTTGCTTTCTTGATTGGTTCCGGCTCAATTTTAACCCAAGCCCCTCAGACCCAGACAATCCTAGGGGTATTAGCTGCATTACACCAAAGGCACTAACCCATATGAACAATCTAAACCAATCAATTCCAAAACGTACGAGTCAAAACTGCAAACATATTGGGTcgcaaaatattatgaatctcATGAAAATTCCATCTCATAATCCCCGGAAAATCTATGAAGTGAGGTTGTAACTTCATTGCAGTCAATGAGGGCAAGGAGAAGGATAGAGAATCCTAACCAGTATGAAGACCAGGCAAGGACAAGGACATCATATGGATGATGAATGCAAACAAGCGTAGGCTAGCGCTCCCAATTTCTCAAACAACTGAGCAAGGAATTACACAACCCAAACACGAAGACCCAAGAACTCAATTTTGACAAATTTCCACTAAGGTGGCCTTCAATTACCAATACCAATGGGTGGAATAACTGGAATGTGTTGCCAAATGCCAAACGGACATGTAGAGTCCGCTCAAAAGCTTGCGATTGGCATTGGAGGCCCATTCTGGCATGCATGGTTCTTAATCACAGTAAAGGGGTTTCGGGAGGGAAATCATCACGTAACCCTCGTGAATTCAGAAGCTGGACCAAAGAGTAGTTTTTTGATTTTATGATAATCCAATCCCAGGAATTACACTTCCAAAGTTTTACTGTTCCAATGCAATTTCTAATCCCTGCAGCCAAATACAGAATTAATTTCCCAACACTCAGAGTTCTTAATCAATGTTGATGTTTTTCATCTCTTATTGTTCCTTTTTACAACATAAtgcaaagaaaaacaacaatagAATGACTGAACAATGGAAAAGACAACAATACCTCAGCAATAGGGTCTTTCAAAGCCCTCCTTGTAACCCTAAATCGAA
This DNA window, taken from Rhododendron vialii isolate Sample 1 chromosome 8a, ASM3025357v1, encodes the following:
- the LOC131298228 gene encoding uncharacterized protein LOC131298228 isoform X1 — protein: MEGLRKLEEVQRTILLMQSEGFMSCSNNSSNDPDSDRFLSNFILLLIQPCGGLDVEKKCQLIYANLPKISAVFAEEAMPCLNEEGNCENKSDFGALQTDYEDMAMVGLGAMQDANSTLEDFCRSYFMFHDMDVNKPQSIFRYLPMLSFTESYIYQLDRLNEKLVKLPTEGVKGLEQGFHVGANQSRVIKFIELFKTNPLKPLILLLEHHGLFTERIREEFRCGEEYWRLERKLCGALTSNKKIEVEDVMRAVHLKSFDYRVLNLLLYQLRSVKVDEVHMEFLSVSEFLVELSDDLFDYEDDVLENNFNVLRMFVRIHGASEAPTMLAKCISDAEKKYDRLLKALDPNLSSNYQERCEEATKEGGKTSGPSLGTWSIPPVIEDEDFYRSKTLNSN
- the LOC131298228 gene encoding uncharacterized protein LOC131298228 isoform X2; the encoded protein is MEGLRKLEEVQRTILLMQSEGFMSCSNNSSNDPDSDRFLSNFILLLIQPCGGLDVEKKCQLIYANLPKISAVFAEEAMPCLNEEGNCENKSDFGALQTDYEDMAMVGLGAMQDANSTLEDFCRSYFMFHDMDVNKPQSIFRYLPMLSFTESYIYQLDRLNEKLVKLPTEGVKGLEQGFHGANQSRVIKFIELFKTNPLKPLILLLEHHGLFTERIREEFRCGEEYWRLERKLCGALTSNKKIEVEDVMRAVHLKSFDYRVLNLLLYQLRSVKVDEVHMEFLSVSEFLVELSDDLFDYEDDVLENNFNVLRMFVRIHGASEAPTMLAKCISDAEKKYDRLLKALDPNLSSNYQERCEEATKEGGKTSGPSLGTWSIPPVIEDEDFYRSKTLNSN
- the LOC131298228 gene encoding uncharacterized protein LOC131298228 isoform X3, coding for MEGLRKLEEVQRTILLMQSEGFMSCSNNSSNDPDSDRFLSNFILLLIQPCGGLDVEKKCQLIYANLPKISAVFAEEAMPCLNEEGNCENKSDFGALQTDYEDMAMVGLGAMQDANSTLEDFCRSYFMFHDMDVNKPQSIFRYLPMLSFTESYIYQLDRLNEKLVKLPTEGVKGLEQGFHVGANQSRVIKFIELFKTNPLKPLILLLEHHGLFTERIREEFRCGEEYWRLERKLCGALTSNKKIEVEDVMRAVHLKSFDYRVLNLLLYQLRSVKVDEVHMEFLSVSEFLVELSDDLFDYEDDVLENNFNVLRMFVRIHGASEAPTMLGFPT